In the Acidimicrobiales bacterium genome, one interval contains:
- a CDS encoding acylneuraminate cytidylyltransferase family protein: MTTVVGLVPMRHDSERVKGKNYRLLGGRPLYHHVVAALLDSGVVDQVLIDTDSPFIAEDAPAHFDRVSVIPRPEHLLGGHTPMNAILLHDVSQVDADLYLQTHSTNPLLRASTIAAAVKTLVDQRPEYDSLFGVTALQTRLWWDGARAVNHDPAVLLRTQDLPPIYEENSNLYLFDRETLERRGNRIGDRPLLFPIDRAEAWDIDEEIDWTVVEALYAQREHAGE; encoded by the coding sequence GTGACAACCGTGGTGGGGCTCGTGCCAATGCGGCACGACAGCGAACGGGTGAAGGGCAAGAACTACCGGCTCCTCGGCGGGCGCCCGCTGTATCACCACGTGGTGGCGGCGCTCCTCGACTCGGGCGTCGTCGACCAGGTGCTCATCGATACCGACAGCCCCTTCATCGCCGAGGATGCACCCGCGCACTTCGATCGGGTCAGCGTGATTCCGCGGCCCGAGCATCTCCTCGGCGGCCACACGCCCATGAACGCCATCCTGCTCCACGACGTGTCGCAGGTCGACGCCGACCTGTACTTGCAGACGCACAGCACGAACCCTTTGCTGCGGGCTTCCACGATCGCCGCCGCCGTCAAGACGCTCGTCGACCAGCGGCCCGAATACGACTCACTCTTCGGCGTGACGGCGTTGCAGACGCGGCTGTGGTGGGACGGCGCCCGGGCGGTCAACCACGACCCCGCTGTGCTGCTGCGCACGCAGGACCTGCCACCGATCTACGAGGAGAACAGCAACCTGTACCTGTTCGATCGGGAGACGCTCGAGCGGCGCGGTAACCGCATCGGCGACCGGCCGCTGCTTTTCCCGATCGACCGCGCCGAGGCGTGGGACATCGACGAGGAGATCGACTGGACTGTGGTTGAAGCGCTCTACGCGCAGCGGGAACACGCCGGTGAGTGA
- a CDS encoding glycosyltransferase: MPPPTSDADEPIVGVCIPVYDEVDAIGATLRSVWATDYPREQLRVVVAVDGGDARVAAAARAEGAMVVEVVPNQGSYAARNAALAALDPAASCVLFTDTDCEVAPGWVRAHVAALDTAALSGGGVDFRFAHRRPNPAEWVDSTRHLRQQTYVELDGFAATCNLAVRRDVFARVQFDSTLRTGGDADFCLRAKAAGFGLVYTPDARITHPARSSATALLAKVRRIAGGAPRVRALQGSLRRPEARLSLGPYRKARAAGYRVGPWWALRACLLDYRAQRILERAFDPPVA; the protein is encoded by the coding sequence GTGCCGCCTCCGACGAGCGACGCCGACGAGCCGATCGTCGGTGTGTGCATCCCGGTCTACGACGAAGTAGACGCCATCGGGGCGACGCTGCGTTCGGTGTGGGCGACGGATTATCCGCGCGAACAACTGCGTGTCGTCGTTGCGGTGGACGGGGGCGACGCTCGCGTAGCCGCGGCCGCGCGCGCCGAGGGGGCCATGGTCGTGGAGGTCGTGCCGAACCAAGGCTCGTACGCGGCGCGCAACGCCGCCCTCGCGGCGCTCGACCCGGCCGCCTCATGCGTGTTGTTCACCGATACTGACTGCGAGGTCGCTCCAGGGTGGGTGCGCGCGCACGTCGCCGCGTTGGACACGGCGGCGCTGAGCGGAGGCGGCGTCGACTTCCGCTTCGCGCATCGGCGACCAAACCCGGCCGAATGGGTCGACTCCACCCGCCACCTGCGCCAGCAGACCTACGTCGAGCTCGACGGGTTCGCAGCCACTTGCAACCTCGCGGTGCGCCGGGATGTGTTCGCCCGCGTGCAGTTCGACTCCACGTTGCGCACCGGCGGCGACGCCGACTTCTGCCTGCGCGCCAAAGCAGCGGGCTTCGGCCTCGTGTACACGCCGGACGCCCGGATAACGCATCCGGCGCGCTCGAGCGCCACCGCGCTCTTGGCCAAGGTCCGCCGCATCGCCGGCGGTGCGCCGCGGGTACGCGCGCTGCAAGGCAGCCTTCGCCGGCCCGAGGCGCGCCTGTCGCTCGGCCCGTACCGCAAGGCGCGTGCGGCGGGCTACCGCGTGGGTCCGTGGTGGGCGCTACGAGCGTGTCTGCTCGACTACCGCGCGCAACGGATCCTGGAGCGGGCCTTCGACCCGCCCGTCGCGTAA
- a CDS encoding glycosyltransferase: MDSAQDTQQLRVSVIVRCLNEGAHIGRLLDGLLEQTRQPDEIIIVDSGSTDDTLEVAGRYPTKIVHIKPEEFSFGRALNLGCEAASGDILVSVSAHVYPIYDSWLRELVAPFASDDVSLTYGRQQGDERTTISEQRIFTQWFPIVSEQRQSHPFCNNANSAVRREVWQRYRWDESLTGLEDLALARRCIEDGGTIAYVATAPIVHVHEETFAKVRNRYRREAIAHKAIYDEQRMGRFEAIGLALANIGGDLAFAAKHRALVRNVASIIGFRTAQFMGSYQGFAQSGPVHSELKRRFYYPAGRIGKREEPGGPDARRIEYGGDA, from the coding sequence ATGGATTCGGCGCAGGACACGCAGCAACTGCGCGTGTCGGTCATCGTGCGCTGCCTCAACGAGGGCGCGCACATCGGCCGGCTCCTCGACGGCTTGCTGGAGCAGACGCGTCAACCCGACGAGATCATCATCGTCGACTCGGGTTCGACCGACGACACGCTGGAGGTCGCCGGGCGCTATCCGACCAAGATCGTCCACATCAAACCCGAGGAGTTCTCCTTCGGTCGTGCGCTGAATCTGGGCTGCGAGGCTGCTTCGGGCGACATCTTGGTGTCGGTCAGCGCCCACGTGTATCCGATCTACGACTCGTGGCTGCGCGAGCTCGTGGCGCCGTTCGCGTCCGACGACGTGTCGCTCACCTACGGGCGCCAGCAGGGCGACGAGCGCACGACGATCTCCGAACAGCGGATCTTCACGCAGTGGTTTCCCATCGTCAGCGAACAGCGCCAGAGCCACCCGTTCTGCAACAACGCCAACAGTGCCGTGCGGCGGGAGGTGTGGCAGCGCTACCGCTGGGACGAGTCGCTGACCGGTCTCGAAGATCTCGCGTTGGCGAGGCGCTGCATCGAGGACGGTGGCACGATCGCGTACGTCGCCACCGCCCCGATCGTTCACGTGCACGAAGAGACTTTTGCCAAGGTGCGCAACCGCTATCGCCGCGAGGCGATCGCCCACAAGGCGATCTACGACGAGCAGCGCATGGGTCGCTTCGAGGCGATCGGCTTGGCGCTGGCGAACATCGGCGGCGACCTGGCCTTCGCGGCCAAGCACCGCGCGCTGGTGCGCAACGTCGCCAGCATCATCGGCTTTCGCACGGCGCAGTTCATGGGCAGCTACCAAGGCTTCGCCCAGAGCGGGCCGGTGCATTCGGAACTGAAGCGGCGCTTCTATTACCCCGCGGGCCGCATCGGGAAGCGGGAAGAACCGGGCGGCCCGGACGCGCGCCGCATCGAATACGGAGGCGACGCGTGA
- the wecB gene encoding UDP-N-acetylglucosamine 2-epimerase (non-hydrolyzing): protein MRIVCVAGARPNFMKIKPVVDALDARGADTLLVHTGQHFDAAMSDVFFDELGLRAPDRYLGVGSGTHAETTARVLVGIEGLLEEWPADVVVVVGDVNSTVAAALSAAKAGALVAHVEAGLRSRDWTMPEEVNRVVTDRISDYLLAPSADAVANLKAEGYRDDQIHLVGNVMIDTLLANVERAKQRSIIDAVGVDPGRFGLVTLHRPANVDDPQMLRTLVDTLGEISEELPLVFPVHPRTRARLAEMALAPGIALVEPQGYLDFIALEASARVVLTDSGGVQEETSALGVACITLRDNTERPITVELGTNVVVGRDPQRIRDEVRRAIGHGAQPASEIPGWDGHAGERIAEVLLAGGGPAGHLRPTDR, encoded by the coding sequence ATGAGGATTGTCTGCGTTGCCGGCGCGCGGCCGAACTTCATGAAGATCAAACCCGTGGTCGACGCGCTCGACGCCCGGGGCGCCGACACGCTGCTCGTGCACACCGGCCAGCACTTCGACGCGGCGATGAGCGACGTGTTCTTCGACGAGCTCGGTCTGCGCGCCCCCGACCGCTACCTTGGCGTTGGATCGGGCACGCACGCCGAAACGACGGCGCGCGTGCTCGTCGGTATAGAGGGCCTGCTGGAAGAGTGGCCCGCCGACGTCGTCGTGGTCGTCGGCGACGTCAACTCGACCGTCGCCGCCGCGCTCAGCGCCGCAAAAGCGGGCGCGCTGGTGGCGCACGTGGAAGCGGGACTGCGCAGCCGCGACTGGACGATGCCCGAAGAGGTCAACCGCGTCGTCACCGACCGTATTAGCGACTACCTGTTGGCTCCGTCTGCCGACGCCGTGGCCAACCTCAAGGCCGAGGGCTACCGCGACGACCAGATCCACCTCGTAGGCAACGTGATGATCGACACGTTGTTGGCCAACGTCGAACGCGCCAAGCAGCGGTCGATCATCGACGCGGTCGGCGTGGACCCCGGCCGCTTCGGCCTCGTCACGCTGCACCGCCCGGCCAACGTCGACGACCCGCAGATGTTGCGCACACTGGTCGACACCTTGGGCGAGATCTCCGAGGAGTTGCCGCTGGTGTTCCCCGTGCACCCGCGCACACGCGCCCGCCTGGCGGAGATGGCCCTCGCTCCGGGCATCGCCCTCGTCGAGCCGCAGGGCTACCTCGACTTCATCGCCCTCGAGGCTTCAGCGCGCGTCGTGCTCACCGACTCCGGCGGCGTGCAGGAAGAGACGAGCGCGCTGGGTGTGGCCTGCATCACGCTGCGGGACAACACTGAGCGGCCGATCACCGTCGAGCTCGGCACGAACGTGGTTGTGGGACGCGATCCGCAGCGCATTCGCGACGAGGTGCGCCGCGCCATTGGCCACGGCGCCCAACCGGCGTCAGAGATCCCGGGGTGGGACGGGCACGCCGGTGAGCGCATCGCCGAGGTACTGCTCGCCGGCGGCGGCCCCGCGGGTCATCTACGGCCGACGGATCGGTAG